One stretch of Alcaligenes faecalis DNA includes these proteins:
- a CDS encoding Tim44 domain-containing protein, translated as MSGRLSRYFMAAVLAFSTGALLTVSYDAEARRMGGGSSFGRQSSNITSNRSAATPPAAANNATRSATPAAGAAAAGTAAAGTAAKSGMSRFLGPIAGIAAGLGIAALLSSMGLGGAFLEMMSSLLLIGLVIFAVLFIVRRLRGSAARPAMQQAGGQSMMRNADPAPSPWKQPQAAPAPMPAAAPAAQPAAAAAVPAPPVDESWFIPGDFDTPTFLANAKTQFVEIQKLWDKGDVEQLRTFLTDDLLKEAAPQIAQRQGENVTQVVLLNAELLGIEKVADGHLASVRYSGMLREEVGAEAFRFEEVWNLFKADGAGWLLAGIQQIPVDPNA; from the coding sequence ATGTCTGGACGGCTTTCTCGTTATTTCATGGCCGCTGTATTGGCTTTTAGCACCGGCGCCTTGCTGACCGTTTCTTATGATGCGGAAGCACGACGCATGGGTGGTGGCTCCAGTTTTGGCCGCCAATCCTCCAACATCACCAGCAATCGCTCGGCAGCGACGCCTCCTGCTGCAGCGAATAACGCCACTCGTTCGGCTACTCCTGCTGCGGGTGCCGCTGCCGCCGGTACCGCCGCTGCGGGTACGGCTGCCAAGTCGGGCATGTCCCGCTTCCTGGGTCCGATCGCCGGTATCGCCGCCGGTCTGGGTATTGCCGCCTTGCTGTCCAGCATGGGTCTGGGCGGTGCTTTCCTGGAAATGATGTCCAGCCTCTTGCTGATCGGTCTGGTGATCTTCGCCGTTCTGTTCATCGTACGTCGTCTGCGTGGCTCGGCGGCTCGTCCTGCCATGCAACAGGCCGGTGGTCAGTCTATGATGCGCAATGCCGATCCTGCTCCTAGCCCATGGAAACAGCCCCAGGCTGCACCAGCACCTATGCCTGCTGCCGCTCCTGCTGCTCAGCCCGCTGCTGCCGCCGCTGTTCCAGCGCCTCCGGTAGACGAAAGCTGGTTCATCCCTGGTGATTTCGACACGCCTACCTTCCTGGCCAATGCCAAGACCCAGTTCGTGGAAATCCAGAAACTGTGGGACAAGGGCGACGTGGAACAACTGCGTACCTTCCTGACGGACGACCTGCTCAAAGAAGCCGCTCCTCAGATTGCCCAGCGCCAGGGCGAGAACGTAACTCAAGTGGTCCTGCTCAATGCAGAACTGCTGGGCATCGAAAAAGTGGCCGACGGCCATCTGGCCAGCGTGCGCTACTCCGGTATGCTGCGTGAAGAGGTGGGTGCAGAAGCCTTCCGCTTTGAAGAAGTCTGGAATCTGTTCAAGGCCGACGGCGCAGGCTGGCTGCTGGCTGGTATTCAGCAGATCCCGGTTGACCCCAACGCTTGA
- a CDS encoding ubiquinone biosynthesis accessory factor UbiJ, which yields MDMLGIPSFLEPGAVGVRLLNALLDREDWARERLRSHAGKTVSLIVGRLQLVYTISSQGKLEQGHPAVVPDVTLTLPQDKLPELPQILQDGDFSRVAQLMHVQGEAGLANLVSDLAANLRWDAEHDLAKIVGDVMAVRLFSGARRAFSGLRDLGQRLAGNASEYLTEESALLVTRPELDRLREQSAGLAQRLDELDQRLKRLDARRRES from the coding sequence ATGGACATGCTTGGTATCCCTTCATTCCTAGAACCTGGCGCCGTGGGCGTGCGTTTGCTCAATGCCTTGCTTGATCGCGAGGATTGGGCGCGTGAGCGTTTGCGCAGCCATGCGGGCAAAACCGTGTCGCTGATTGTGGGCCGTTTGCAACTGGTCTACACCATCAGTTCTCAAGGAAAGCTGGAGCAGGGCCATCCTGCCGTGGTGCCGGATGTCACGCTGACACTGCCTCAGGACAAGCTGCCCGAACTGCCTCAAATTCTGCAAGACGGCGATTTCAGCCGTGTCGCCCAGCTAATGCATGTGCAAGGCGAAGCCGGTCTGGCCAATCTGGTGTCGGACCTGGCGGCCAATCTGCGCTGGGATGCCGAACACGATCTGGCCAAAATTGTCGGTGATGTCATGGCGGTGCGCCTGTTCAGTGGAGCGCGCCGGGCTTTTTCCGGTTTGCGGGATCTGGGTCAGCGTCTGGCAGGCAATGCCAGCGAATACCTGACTGAAGAAAGCGCCTTGCTGGTTACCCGCCCCGAGCTGGACCGACTGCGCGAGCAATCGGCCGGTTTGGCTCAACGCCTGGACGAATTGGACCAGCGTTTGAAACGTCTTGATGCGCGTCGGCGGGAGTCCTGA
- a CDS encoding biotin-dependent carboxyltransferase family protein, translated as MTVHILKPGMMSSLQDRGRYGHQHLGVSPSGAMDERAHRLAHLLAGNTAEQDLASLEITVQGPSLRFDEPALFVLTGADMNANLDGLPVAVLRPTLARAGQTLTMQSAKPGQGARSYLSVYGGFQVESLLGSQSTHMRVGLGGFEGRALKKGDQIALARPLPNDETALNRLQAELDELRIYMPAALALAPRERLRVILDQADLFTDESLELFQSQSYRISPASERMGYRLEGQPLQRKTPKELLSAPTCFGTIQVPNDGQPIVLMADRQTTGGYPRIGQVASVDLAQIAQRLPGQNLGFEVVSTEQALTLAARQEQAFTRLNDSLEALRQALGACFGQV; from the coding sequence ATGACGGTGCATATCCTCAAACCAGGCATGATGAGCAGCCTGCAAGACCGAGGCCGTTATGGACACCAGCACCTGGGGGTTTCGCCCAGCGGTGCCATGGACGAACGCGCCCACCGACTGGCCCATTTGCTGGCTGGCAATACCGCCGAGCAGGATCTGGCCAGCCTGGAAATTACCGTCCAAGGCCCAAGCCTGCGTTTTGACGAACCCGCCCTGTTTGTACTGACCGGCGCGGATATGAACGCCAACCTGGATGGCCTGCCCGTGGCAGTCCTGCGCCCTACTCTGGCACGTGCCGGGCAGACGCTGACGATGCAATCCGCCAAACCCGGCCAGGGTGCGCGTAGCTACCTGTCTGTCTACGGCGGTTTTCAAGTCGAATCCTTGCTGGGCAGCCAAAGCACCCATATGCGTGTTGGCCTGGGCGGTTTTGAAGGCCGCGCCTTGAAGAAAGGTGACCAGATCGCACTGGCCCGACCACTACCCAATGACGAAACGGCGTTGAACCGTCTGCAAGCCGAACTCGACGAGCTGCGCATTTACATGCCTGCCGCCCTGGCCTTGGCTCCACGGGAACGCCTGCGCGTCATTCTGGATCAAGCTGATTTGTTTACCGACGAATCGCTGGAACTGTTCCAAAGCCAAAGCTATCGCATCAGCCCAGCCTCGGAGCGCATGGGTTATCGCCTGGAAGGTCAGCCCTTGCAGCGCAAGACACCCAAAGAACTGCTGTCCGCCCCCACCTGCTTTGGAACGATTCAGGTTCCCAACGATGGCCAGCCCATTGTATTGATGGCGGACCGCCAAACCACCGGCGGCTATCCGCGCATCGGCCAGGTCGCCAGTGTGGACCTGGCTCAAATCGCACAGCGCTTGCCCGGTCAGAATCTGGGTTTTGAAGTGGTCAGCACAGAGCAGGCTCTTACCTTGGCTGCCCGTCAGGAACAAGCCTTCACCCGCTTGAATGACAGCCTGGAGGCTTTGCGCCAGGCACTTGGGGCGTGCTTCGGTCAGGTTTAG
- a CDS encoding VOC family protein: protein MSNTNELRPFHLAFPVHDLAVARQFYGQTLGCPEGRSSDQWIDFNFYGHQIVAHLAPSECGSNATSAVDAHNVPVRHFGVVLDMPTWQTLADKLVAAGTKFVIEPYIRFKGEPGEQATMFFMDPSGNALEFKAFNSLDSLFAK, encoded by the coding sequence ATGTCCAACACCAACGAGCTGCGCCCTTTCCACCTGGCTTTTCCGGTCCATGATCTGGCCGTTGCACGCCAGTTCTACGGACAGACACTGGGCTGTCCCGAAGGCCGATCCTCTGATCAGTGGATTGACTTCAACTTCTACGGCCACCAGATCGTGGCTCACCTGGCCCCTTCAGAGTGTGGCAGCAACGCCACCAGCGCAGTGGATGCCCATAACGTGCCCGTGCGCCACTTTGGCGTCGTGCTGGACATGCCCACCTGGCAGACTCTGGCTGACAAGCTGGTTGCCGCTGGCACCAAATTCGTCATCGAACCCTATATCCGTTTCAAGGGCGAACCCGGCGAACAGGCCACCATGTTCTTCATGGATCCTTCGGGCAACGCCCTGGAATTCAAAGCCTTCAATAGCCTGGATTCGCTTTTCGCCAAATAA
- a CDS encoding magnesium transporter CorA family protein, translating into MHSKVFYMLQLYQAPAAHAADQALGRVSWNHHINPGQDVVRSLANTFSLDLKTLQKQLGSSCRPLAMEYQGTTIITLAATRKNQPDAKRLFDMEYLTILVRDEQIVTVGQDSNQSMHQLLESLNQKPEPRSVQTVLFSILKVGAGKFVEALAEINKKVEEVENGLKKSIQNKQIFNLLENNKNLNLLSSTLKSNLNILKKIQIRKSFNSDDASHALLADAIIETEQAQSMAEIHNINLSNLMDAYSAAVENNLSLVVQYLSVYVIVAAVPMGIAGIYGMNTPLPFQDEPYALAALGGIALLVATLLVVTLKVRRII; encoded by the coding sequence ATGCACAGCAAGGTGTTTTACATGTTACAGCTCTATCAAGCCCCTGCAGCACATGCTGCTGATCAGGCCCTTGGCCGTGTCAGCTGGAATCACCACATCAACCCAGGGCAAGACGTGGTGCGTTCACTGGCCAACACCTTCTCTCTGGATCTCAAGACCCTGCAAAAACAGTTGGGATCATCCTGCCGGCCACTGGCAATGGAGTACCAGGGCACCACCATCATTACCCTTGCTGCCACCCGGAAAAACCAGCCCGATGCCAAGCGCCTGTTTGACATGGAATACCTGACCATTCTGGTGCGCGACGAACAGATTGTGACCGTGGGCCAAGACTCCAATCAATCCATGCACCAGTTGCTGGAAAGCCTGAATCAAAAACCCGAGCCAAGAAGTGTGCAAACGGTATTGTTCAGCATCTTGAAAGTGGGTGCCGGAAAATTCGTGGAAGCGCTTGCAGAAATTAACAAAAAAGTAGAAGAAGTTGAAAATGGATTAAAAAAATCCATTCAGAACAAACAAATCTTCAACCTGCTTGAAAATAATAAAAACCTTAATTTACTGTCAAGCACGCTGAAATCCAATTTGAATATTTTGAAAAAAATACAAATTAGAAAAAGCTTTAATTCCGATGATGCCAGTCATGCTTTATTGGCCGATGCCATTATTGAAACGGAACAAGCGCAAAGCATGGCCGAAATCCACAACATCAACCTCAGCAACTTGATGGATGCCTACTCGGCTGCCGTGGAAAACAACCTGAGCCTGGTCGTTCAGTACCTGTCTGTCTATGTCATCGTGGCCGCCGTTCCCATGGGAATCGCCGGTATTTATGGCATGAACACCCCTTTACCTTTCCAGGATGAGCCGTATGCCCTGGCGGCCTTGGGCGGTATTGCCCTGCTGGTCGCCACTTTGTTGGTTGTCACCCTCAAAGTTCGTCGAATCATCTAA
- the pxpB gene encoding 5-oxoprolinase subunit PxpB produces MHKSWQLTEQGDRCLLVQFSGPLSLDTGLRCTRAARLLRDHAPACVRDLVPSFTAVAIHFYPDGSSDQLARLHDYVHQALAELDANQDQAAPGALVDIPVCYGGPFGPDLPAIAEQLGLSQEQVIELHSSQVQLVFMVGFAPGAPYVGILPEQLNVPRRATPRTVLPKGSVAIANQQTIIYPNESPGGWHLIGRSPVNLFDARRSPAALLAPGDQVRFVPLPHEQFDHWTPA; encoded by the coding sequence ATGCACAAATCCTGGCAACTTACCGAGCAAGGCGACCGCTGTCTGCTAGTGCAGTTCAGCGGTCCGCTTTCTCTGGACACCGGTTTGCGCTGTACCCGCGCCGCACGCCTGCTGCGCGACCATGCGCCCGCCTGTGTCCGTGATCTGGTCCCCAGCTTTACCGCAGTCGCCATCCACTTTTACCCGGATGGCAGCAGCGACCAGCTTGCCCGTTTGCACGACTATGTTCACCAGGCCCTGGCCGAGCTGGATGCCAATCAAGATCAGGCCGCTCCCGGCGCTCTGGTGGATATTCCCGTTTGCTACGGCGGCCCTTTCGGACCCGACCTGCCCGCCATTGCGGAGCAACTGGGACTAAGCCAGGAACAAGTCATTGAACTGCACAGCAGTCAGGTGCAGCTGGTATTCATGGTGGGCTTTGCGCCCGGCGCTCCCTATGTGGGCATCCTGCCCGAGCAGTTGAATGTGCCGCGTCGTGCCACTCCTCGCACCGTCCTGCCCAAAGGCTCGGTAGCCATTGCCAACCAGCAAACCATTATTTACCCCAACGAATCTCCCGGCGGCTGGCACTTGATTGGCCGCTCGCCAGTTAACCTGTTCGATGCCCGGCGCTCCCCAGCCGCCCTGCTCGCCCCCGGCGACCAGGTACGCTTTGTGCCCCTGCCCCACGAGCAGTTTGATCACTGGACACCCGCATGA
- the phoB gene encoding phosphate regulon transcriptional regulator PhoB gives MSTSILVVEDEPAIQELISVNLSFAGHKVLRAFDAEQAQILIRAELPDLILVDWMLPGSSGINLARKLRSDERTRHIPVIMLTAKGSEQDKVDGLEAGADDYITKPFSPKELIARIKAVLRRRAPQLTDDVISIGNLQLDPSTHRLSSQGMALTIGPTEFRLLHFFMTHTERVFTRSQLLDQVWGDHVFVEERTVDVHIRRLRKALEPSGHDKHIETIRGSGYRFALSPLEKAPTA, from the coding sequence ATGAGTACAAGCATATTAGTCGTGGAAGATGAGCCTGCGATCCAGGAGCTGATCTCTGTCAATCTGTCTTTTGCCGGCCATAAAGTGCTGCGCGCCTTCGATGCCGAACAAGCCCAGATCCTCATTCGTGCCGAGCTGCCTGATCTGATTCTGGTGGACTGGATGTTGCCCGGCTCGTCGGGTATCAATCTGGCCCGCAAGCTGCGCTCGGACGAACGTACCCGTCATATCCCGGTCATCATGCTGACCGCCAAAGGCTCGGAGCAGGACAAGGTCGATGGCCTGGAAGCCGGTGCCGACGACTACATCACCAAGCCTTTCTCGCCCAAAGAACTGATTGCCCGCATCAAGGCCGTATTGCGCCGCCGCGCGCCCCAGCTAACTGACGATGTGATCTCCATTGGCAATCTGCAGCTGGACCCCAGCACGCACCGTCTGTCCAGCCAGGGCATGGCACTGACCATTGGGCCTACCGAGTTCCGTCTGCTGCATTTCTTCATGACGCACACCGAGCGCGTATTCACCCGTTCCCAGTTGCTGGATCAAGTCTGGGGCGACCACGTATTTGTGGAAGAACGTACGGTAGACGTGCACATTCGTCGCTTGCGCAAGGCACTGGAGCCTAGCGGACACGACAAACATATTGAAACCATTCGTGGCTCGGGCTATCGTTTTGCCCTTTCCCCACTGGAAAAGGCGCCGACCGCCTGA
- the ubiE gene encoding bifunctional demethylmenaquinone methyltransferase/2-methoxy-6-polyprenyl-1,4-benzoquinol methylase UbiE, translated as MEKQRPQTSSVQNADTHFGFQTVAENEKAGKVAQVFHSVANNYDIMNDLMSGGLHRIWKAFTIGRAAVRPGMKVLDIAAGTGDLTKTFARQAGADGEVWHTDINSSMLRVGRDRLQDKGIITPVAVCDAEHLPFPDGYFDRVSVAFGLRNMTHKDRALAEMKRVLRPGGKLLVLEFSRVAKPLQAPYDWYSFNILPRIGKFVAKDEESYRYLAESIRMHPDQETLADMMREVGLERVQYFNLTAGVAALHEGIRLD; from the coding sequence ATGGAAAAACAGCGTCCTCAAACCTCCTCCGTCCAGAACGCCGATACGCACTTCGGTTTTCAAACCGTGGCCGAAAACGAAAAAGCGGGCAAAGTCGCCCAGGTTTTTCATTCGGTGGCTAACAACTACGACATTATGAACGATCTGATGTCGGGCGGCCTGCACCGTATCTGGAAAGCCTTCACGATCGGCCGCGCCGCAGTGCGTCCCGGCATGAAAGTGCTGGATATTGCGGCGGGTACGGGTGATTTGACCAAGACTTTTGCGCGTCAGGCCGGTGCGGACGGCGAAGTCTGGCATACCGATATCAATAGCTCCATGCTGCGCGTGGGGCGTGATCGTCTGCAGGACAAGGGCATCATCACGCCTGTTGCTGTCTGTGATGCCGAGCACCTGCCATTTCCTGACGGCTATTTTGATCGCGTTTCGGTGGCCTTTGGTTTGCGCAACATGACACACAAAGACCGCGCACTGGCTGAAATGAAGCGCGTGTTGCGTCCGGGCGGCAAATTGCTGGTGCTGGAGTTTTCCCGCGTGGCCAAGCCTTTGCAGGCCCCGTATGACTGGTATTCCTTCAATATCCTGCCCCGTATTGGCAAGTTCGTGGCCAAGGACGAGGAAAGCTACCGCTATCTGGCTGAATCCATTCGCATGCACCCCGATCAGGAAACCCTGGCCGACATGATGCGCGAAGTGGGCCTGGAGCGCGTGCAATATTTCAATCTGACAGCCGGCGTGGCCGCGCTGCACGAAGGCATCCGTCTGGATTGA
- the phoR gene encoding phosphate regulon sensor histidine kinase PhoR, with amino-acid sequence MFSIFTSIVIWALLGSLIGWWLGPLTGLALFCGGLLLLVVISTLQLSRVERWTHNLNDPPPPAVGPWDSILAPIYRQLRRDRQEIQDLNRYVDGIMMAAEALPDGAITLNGEMELQWCNQTACEHIGLNLATDRHHSIFNILREPEFSRYARQPQWDGPLLLHLSKDGRERSLLLQLTPYGLGQFLIVTRDVTQVEMLETTRKDFVANVSHELRTPLTVLLGFLETLQDMPPESLPLEQRQRYEQMMLEQTRHMQSIVADLLTLSTLESSPTVEGETVQVSQLIESALKQGEAISGGQHSFVTDLDPRIAIQGMETELSSAVSNLITNAVRYTPKDGTITVRWYLNDNGEACYSVQDTGIGIAAQDIPRLTERFYRVDKGRSRSTGGTGLGLAITKHIIVRHNADLQIQSRLGVGSVFMLRFPKSRVRLQDS; translated from the coding sequence ATGTTCAGCATATTTACGTCTATTGTTATCTGGGCCCTGTTGGGCAGCTTGATCGGCTGGTGGCTAGGGCCACTCACCGGTCTGGCCTTGTTTTGTGGTGGCCTGTTATTGCTGGTTGTCATCAGCACCCTGCAGCTTTCCCGCGTTGAACGCTGGACCCACAACCTGAATGATCCGCCGCCCCCCGCGGTTGGCCCCTGGGACTCCATTCTGGCTCCCATCTACCGCCAACTGCGCCGTGATCGGCAGGAAATCCAGGATCTGAATCGTTACGTAGACGGCATCATGATGGCCGCCGAGGCCCTGCCCGACGGTGCCATTACCCTGAACGGGGAAATGGAGCTGCAATGGTGCAACCAGACCGCCTGTGAACACATAGGCCTGAATCTGGCCACGGACCGCCATCACAGCATCTTCAATATCCTGCGCGAACCCGAGTTTTCCCGTTACGCCCGCCAGCCCCAATGGGACGGTCCTTTGCTGCTGCATCTGAGCAAAGACGGACGTGAACGCTCCTTGCTGCTGCAGTTAACCCCCTATGGCCTGGGCCAGTTCCTGATCGTGACACGTGATGTCACCCAGGTTGAAATGCTGGAGACCACCCGCAAGGACTTTGTGGCCAATGTCTCCCATGAACTGCGCACTCCCTTGACGGTATTGCTGGGTTTTCTGGAAACCCTGCAGGACATGCCTCCCGAAAGCCTGCCTTTGGAACAGCGTCAGCGCTACGAGCAAATGATGCTGGAGCAGACCCGCCACATGCAGTCGATTGTGGCCGACTTGCTGACCCTGTCCACGCTGGAATCCTCGCCCACAGTGGAAGGGGAAACCGTGCAGGTCAGCCAATTAATTGAAAGCGCGCTGAAACAAGGCGAAGCTATTTCCGGCGGCCAGCACAGCTTTGTCACAGATCTGGACCCACGCATTGCCATTCAGGGCATGGAAACTGAACTGAGTTCGGCCGTCTCCAATCTGATTACCAATGCGGTGCGCTACACCCCAAAGGATGGCACCATCACCGTACGCTGGTACTTGAATGACAATGGCGAGGCCTGTTATTCCGTTCAGGACACGGGCATCGGTATTGCCGCCCAGGATATTCCCCGCCTGACCGAACGCTTTTACCGCGTCGACAAGGGCCGCTCCCGCTCCACGGGTGGCACCGGCCTGGGTCTGGCCATCACCAAACACATTATCGTGCGACATAATGCCGACCTGCAGATCCAGAGCCGTCTGGGAGTGGGTAGCGTGTTTATGTTGCGTTTCCCCAAGAGCCGGGTTCGACTCCAGGACAGCTAG